The Caulifigura coniformis genome includes a region encoding these proteins:
- a CDS encoding ABC transporter permease, producing the protein MLTKAVALLSQTFRVDVRQVRTHLLRGGIALGVLWLLSIIHFDSSWRSSPGLQFCEGLTFSTMVMLTLLGAFYFPSVITEEKEEHTLGLLRMAGVSSLTLLLGKSVARVGVVLLLIAVSLPYWWLCVTLGGVTTTQVAAVAVSLAAHLALMSQIGTLCSVYFTTTGRACVASMITIFLLLFGPLIAEELLREFHLITRANSPFPPLYRNMVPYQLGVIVRPGYTGGLMSTQVWTNFAAAFVLLGLSWLLLDRVNTYDQVPGRESRLLAWMKSRLPDPIRRRRAPRRAPVGPVGRAILWKDFRQFGGGYRWWMLRALGYFVMGFLFSLDGWGSYWQRIGVGLIVTAFWAGIAEIVFHAGHLLYREVKNQTWDSLRMLPMSMGSIVRRKILAAGWALVPTFVALLLGMMMEERLFREIFREFDRHPVVFGCVTIYCIMATVLAVYLTCYFSLRVNPWLGTVIAAGLFGFITATPFMCCFGLMDLDGNETAGIVFLCAGFLDLGIAAGFHLPISATLNGETNA; encoded by the coding sequence ATGCTGACCAAGGCGGTTGCGCTCCTGTCGCAGACATTTCGCGTCGACGTCCGCCAGGTGCGGACGCACCTGCTGCGCGGCGGCATCGCCCTGGGGGTCCTGTGGCTGCTGTCGATCATTCATTTCGACAGCTCCTGGAGAAGCTCCCCTGGACTGCAGTTCTGTGAAGGCCTCACCTTCTCCACGATGGTGATGCTCACGCTGCTGGGCGCCTTCTACTTCCCGTCCGTGATTACCGAGGAAAAGGAAGAGCACACGCTCGGCCTGCTGCGGATGGCCGGAGTCAGTTCGTTGACGCTGCTCCTCGGCAAATCGGTCGCCCGCGTCGGGGTGGTGCTCCTGCTGATCGCCGTCAGCCTTCCGTACTGGTGGCTGTGCGTCACGCTGGGTGGCGTGACGACGACACAGGTCGCGGCGGTGGCGGTCTCGCTCGCGGCCCACCTGGCGCTGATGTCGCAGATCGGGACGCTCTGCTCGGTCTACTTCACCACGACGGGGCGAGCGTGCGTCGCCTCAATGATCACCATCTTTCTGTTGCTGTTCGGGCCCCTCATCGCCGAGGAGTTGTTGCGCGAGTTCCACCTGATCACGCGGGCCAATAGTCCGTTCCCGCCGCTGTATCGCAACATGGTGCCTTATCAGCTCGGCGTGATCGTTCGCCCGGGCTACACCGGCGGGCTGATGTCGACGCAGGTCTGGACGAACTTCGCGGCCGCGTTCGTGCTCCTGGGACTCTCGTGGCTGCTGCTCGACCGCGTGAACACGTACGACCAGGTCCCGGGGCGGGAATCGAGGCTGCTGGCGTGGATGAAATCGCGTCTTCCGGACCCGATCCGTCGACGACGCGCTCCTCGCCGCGCGCCCGTTGGCCCGGTGGGACGGGCCATTCTCTGGAAAGACTTCCGGCAATTCGGCGGCGGCTACCGATGGTGGATGTTGCGGGCCCTTGGATACTTCGTGATGGGCTTTCTGTTTTCGCTCGATGGCTGGGGGAGCTACTGGCAGCGGATCGGCGTCGGGCTGATCGTCACCGCCTTCTGGGCCGGCATCGCGGAGATCGTTTTCCACGCAGGCCACCTGCTCTACCGCGAAGTGAAGAACCAGACCTGGGATTCGCTGCGGATGCTCCCGATGTCGATGGGAAGCATCGTTCGCCGGAAGATCCTGGCCGCAGGGTGGGCCCTCGTGCCGACGTTTGTCGCCCTGTTGCTCGGAATGATGATGGAAGAGCGTCTCTTCCGGGAAATCTTCCGTGAGTTCGATCGTCATCCGGTGGTGTTCGGCTGCGTCACGATCTACTGCATCATGGCGACGGTGCTGGCGGTTTACCTGACGTGCTACTTCAGCCTGCGGGTCAATCCGTGGCTGGGCACCGTCATCGCGGCCGGTCTGTTCGGCTTCATCACGGCCACCCCTTTCATGTGCTGCTTCGGCCTGATGGACCTGGACGGAAACGAAACGGCCGGGATCGTGTTCCTCTGTGCCGGGTTCCTCGATCTCGGAATCGCCGCGGGCTTTCACCTCCCGATCTCCGCCACCCTCAACGGGGAAACGAACGCCTGA